A region from the Serinus canaria isolate serCan28SL12 chromosome 10, serCan2020, whole genome shotgun sequence genome encodes:
- the BCL2L10 gene encoding bcl-2-like protein 10, whose amino-acid sequence MPRSLKEETALLLEDYFQHRAGSAALPCSPTAGTLRRAAAELERQERPFFRSCAPLARAEPREAAALLGRVAAQMEADGGLNWGRLLALVVFAGTLAAALAERGCSDGPRCLAAHLAAYLAEERGEWLEEHGGWDGFCRFFGRPGSEGAEQSSTIGNAMVAAAAAAGIGVAGLAFLLVR is encoded by the exons ATGCCGCGCTCGCTGAAGGAGGAGACGGCGCTGCTGCTGGAGGATTACTTCCAGCACCGCGCCGGCAGCGCCGcgctgccctgcagccccacggCGGGCACGCtgcggcgggcggcggccgaGCTGGAGCGGCAGGAACGGCCCTTCTTCCGCTCCTGCGCGCCGCTGGCGCGGGCCGAGCCGCGGGAGGCGGCCGCgctgctgggcagggtggcGGCGCAGATGGAGGCCGACGGCGGCCTCAACTGGGGCCGGCTGCTGGCGCTCGTGGTGTTCGCCGGCACGCTGGCGGCCGCGCTGGCCGAGCGGGGCTGCAGCGACGGGCCGCGCTGCCTGGCCGCTCACCTGGCCGCCTACCTGGCCGAGGAGCGCGGCGAGTGGCTGGAGGAGCACGGCGGATGG GATGGCTTCTGTCGGTTCTTCGGCCGGCCGGGCTCGGAGGGGGCcgagcagagcagcaccatcGGCAACGCCatggtggcggcggcggcggcggcgggcatCGGCGTGGCGGGGCTGGCCTTCCTCCTGGTGCGGTAG